Proteins from one Microbacterium sp. Root553 genomic window:
- a CDS encoding cytochrome c oxidase assembly protein, translating into MSARVAQTPTRSAYRAAGVGLLLAGGLVAVVAALVIGGGAAPLLLQDPGPFVRWATPIAKLVMNIASAAMLGSLVLALFALRSEEKSFDTALNIASAGAAVFTVSAGIGGFFTFMAAFNPQLSAEREFGEQLGRFLLELPLGQSWLITTIMGSVITVLAFAWRTWTPTLITALLAAASFLPLATQGHSGDLAGHNIAVNSILLHTIGAAVWLGGLLLVVILRDRSGIRTADLVRRYSSLAIAAFVVVAVSGVARSFVALGDISQLWTPYGTILLIKVVLLTAMGLFGAWYRIRLIPRLDGENATRWFWMLVLGEITLMGLASGAAAALARTPPPTGEEQAFVQTPAENLTRSPLPPEFTIDRWFTAWDIDVLWLVAVGFGLFLYLAGVRRLRRRGDRWPIHRTVFWVLGMLLLLWVTGGPINAYQEYLFSVHMLGHMMLSMAIPLLLVSGAPITLALRAIHKRDDGTRGGREWIMWAVHSPFSRVVTHPFVAAGIFILSLWAFYFTDLVRWSMYEHLGHEWMVAHFLISGYLFVMSLVGADPVPYRLPYPGRLITLIAIMAMHAFFGVAIMMQEGLMVADWFGSMGRTWGPSPMEDQYIGGGIAWSIGEIPTLILAITVAIQWSRSDSKLQKRQDRHADRTGEAELEEYNAKLAALAERDRREAERPTR; encoded by the coding sequence GTGAGTGCCCGCGTCGCGCAGACCCCGACCCGCTCCGCGTATCGCGCGGCGGGCGTCGGCCTGCTGCTCGCGGGCGGTCTGGTCGCCGTCGTCGCCGCACTCGTGATCGGCGGCGGAGCCGCACCGCTGCTGCTGCAGGACCCTGGTCCGTTCGTGCGCTGGGCGACTCCGATCGCCAAGCTGGTCATGAACATCGCGTCGGCGGCGATGCTCGGATCCCTCGTGCTCGCGCTGTTCGCGCTGCGCAGCGAGGAGAAGTCGTTCGACACCGCCCTCAACATCGCGTCTGCCGGGGCGGCCGTCTTCACGGTCTCCGCCGGCATCGGTGGATTCTTCACCTTCATGGCCGCGTTCAACCCGCAGCTCAGCGCCGAGCGCGAGTTCGGCGAGCAGCTCGGCCGGTTCCTGCTCGAGCTGCCCCTGGGCCAGTCCTGGCTGATCACGACGATCATGGGATCGGTCATCACGGTGCTGGCCTTCGCCTGGCGCACCTGGACCCCCACGCTCATCACGGCCCTGCTCGCCGCCGCATCCTTCCTGCCCCTGGCGACCCAGGGACACTCGGGTGATCTCGCGGGCCACAACATCGCGGTGAACTCGATCCTGCTCCACACGATCGGCGCGGCGGTCTGGCTCGGCGGCCTGCTGCTCGTCGTGATCCTGCGCGATCGCTCGGGCATCCGCACCGCCGACCTGGTCCGTCGCTACTCGAGCCTCGCGATCGCGGCCTTCGTGGTCGTCGCGGTCTCGGGGGTGGCCCGCTCGTTCGTCGCGCTCGGAGACATCTCGCAGCTGTGGACGCCGTACGGCACGATCCTGCTCATCAAGGTCGTGCTGCTGACAGCCATGGGCCTGTTCGGCGCCTGGTACCGCATCCGTCTGATCCCCCGCCTCGACGGCGAGAACGCGACGCGCTGGTTCTGGATGCTGGTGCTGGGCGAGATCACGCTGATGGGCCTCGCCTCGGGGGCGGCCGCCGCCCTCGCGCGCACACCCCCGCCGACCGGCGAGGAGCAGGCCTTCGTGCAGACTCCCGCCGAGAATCTCACGCGCTCGCCGCTGCCGCCCGAGTTCACGATCGACCGCTGGTTCACCGCCTGGGACATCGACGTGCTCTGGCTGGTCGCCGTCGGCTTCGGGCTGTTCCTCTACCTGGCGGGTGTGCGTCGGCTGCGTCGCCGCGGCGACCGCTGGCCGATCCATCGCACGGTGTTCTGGGTGCTGGGGATGCTGCTGCTGCTCTGGGTGACGGGCGGGCCGATCAACGCCTACCAGGAGTACCTGTTCAGCGTGCACATGCTCGGGCACATGATGCTGTCGATGGCGATCCCTCTGCTGCTGGTGTCGGGCGCGCCGATCACCCTGGCGCTCCGCGCGATCCACAAGCGCGACGACGGCACGCGCGGCGGGCGCGAGTGGATCATGTGGGCGGTGCATTCCCCGTTCTCGCGGGTGGTCACGCATCCGTTCGTCGCGGCGGGCATCTTCATCCTGTCGCTGTGGGCCTTCTACTTCACCGATCTGGTGCGCTGGTCGATGTACGAGCACCTCGGTCACGAGTGGATGGTCGCGCACTTCCTGATCTCCGGCTACCTGTTCGTGATGAGCCTGGTCGGCGCAGACCCCGTCCCCTACCGGCTGCCCTACCCCGGGCGGCTCATCACGCTCATCGCGATCATGGCCATGCACGCGTTCTTCGGCGTCGCGATCATGATGCAGGAGGGGCTGATGGTCGCGGACTGGTTCGGCTCGATGGGGCGCACCTGGGGTCCCTCGCCGATGGAGGATCAGTACATCGGCGGCGGCATCGCCTGGTCGATCGGGGAGATCCCGACGCTGATCCTCGCGATCACGGTCGCGATCCAGTGGAGCCGCAGCGACAGCAAACTGCAGAAGCGCCAGGATCGGCACGCCGACCGCACGGGCGAGGCCGAGCTCGAGGAGTACAACGCGAAGCTCGCCGCCCTCGCCGAGCGCGACCGCCGCGAGGCCGAGCGCCCGACGCGCTGA
- a CDS encoding ATP-dependent DNA helicase, which produces MSLPALSEEQQELFRLIEDTGEHVFITGRAGTGKSTLLQYFSWNTKKQIAICAPTGVAALNVEGQTIHSLFRLPIGLIGDSDIEQNDNTRRILNAIETLVIDEISMVNADLMDAMDRSLRQARGKRGIPFGGVQIVMFGDPYQLAPVPPRGDELRYVKDHYRSFWFFDAKVWAGSGGGDAQDDDGGLFAVDTRAELHVRELVQIHRQSDDGFKAMLNAVRYGRVTAEIAGVLNAQGARTPPDPEPGEVPMITLATRNDIVNTINSRHLAALPGKEQTAKAEVNGEFGRGEASLPAESELKLKIGAQVMFLRNDTSMSGEPPRWVNGTIGTVVRILGETVRVEIDGDEVDVEPAVWERFRYSYEASTKKLSRDVIAEFTQFPLRLAWAVTIHKSQGKTYDRAIIDLGSGAFAPGQTYVALSRLTALDGLYLSRALRPSDIRVDEDVRRFMRDAWLAASTPELGKG; this is translated from the coding sequence GTGTCGCTTCCCGCCCTGTCCGAAGAGCAGCAAGAGCTGTTCCGACTGATCGAGGACACCGGCGAGCACGTCTTCATCACCGGCCGTGCGGGCACCGGCAAATCCACACTGCTGCAGTACTTCTCGTGGAACACGAAGAAGCAGATCGCGATCTGCGCCCCCACCGGCGTCGCCGCCCTGAACGTCGAGGGACAGACGATCCATTCGCTGTTCCGGCTGCCGATCGGTCTGATCGGCGATTCCGACATCGAGCAGAACGACAACACCCGCCGCATCCTCAACGCGATCGAGACCCTCGTCATCGACGAGATCTCGATGGTCAACGCCGACCTGATGGATGCCATGGACCGCTCGCTGAGGCAGGCCCGCGGCAAACGCGGCATCCCCTTCGGCGGCGTGCAGATCGTCATGTTCGGCGACCCGTACCAGCTCGCGCCGGTGCCGCCGCGGGGCGACGAGCTGCGCTACGTGAAGGACCACTACCGGTCGTTCTGGTTCTTCGATGCCAAGGTCTGGGCGGGATCGGGCGGGGGAGACGCGCAGGACGACGACGGCGGCCTCTTCGCCGTCGACACGCGCGCCGAGCTGCACGTGCGCGAGCTGGTGCAGATCCACCGGCAGTCGGATGACGGATTCAAGGCGATGCTGAACGCGGTGCGCTACGGCCGGGTGACCGCCGAGATCGCGGGAGTGCTGAACGCCCAGGGTGCGCGCACGCCCCCCGACCCCGAGCCGGGGGAGGTGCCGATGATCACCCTCGCCACCCGCAACGACATCGTGAACACGATCAACAGCCGTCACCTCGCCGCTTTGCCGGGCAAGGAGCAGACCGCGAAGGCGGAGGTGAACGGCGAGTTCGGGCGGGGCGAGGCGTCCCTGCCCGCCGAATCCGAGCTGAAGCTCAAGATCGGTGCCCAGGTGATGTTCCTGCGCAACGACACGTCGATGTCGGGGGAGCCGCCGCGGTGGGTCAACGGCACGATCGGCACCGTGGTGCGCATCCTCGGCGAGACCGTGCGCGTCGAGATCGACGGCGACGAGGTCGATGTCGAGCCGGCCGTCTGGGAGCGCTTCCGCTACTCGTACGAGGCCAGCACGAAGAAGCTGTCGCGCGACGTGATCGCGGAGTTCACGCAGTTCCCGCTGCGACTGGCGTGGGCGGTGACGATCCACAAGTCCCAGGGCAAGACCTACGACCGCGCGATCATCGACCTGGGGTCGGGCGCGTTCGCGCCGGGGCAGACCTACGTGGCGCTCTCGCGGCTCACCGCGCTCGACGGCCTCTACCTGTCGCGGGCGCTGCGGCCGAGCGACATCCGGGTCGACGAGGACGTGCGTCGTTTCATGCGCGACGCCTGGCTCGCGGCATCCACCCCCGAGCTCGGGAAGGGCTGA
- a CDS encoding biliverdin-producing heme oxygenase: MSEILSFSAALRERSSGSHSRSEGAGFMSDLLKGEGSREDYIALVAQHYFIYEALEGAGERMCKDPVASVFLSDKLTRLPALEADLGFLLGADWRDLIVALPTTQRYVERIRQVGATWAGGFVAHHYTRYLGDLSGGVFIGRVMARHFGFETNGIGFYLFDDIADPAAFKDVYREQLDAAPWDDAERERVIDEVLLAYRFNTELFEDLDRARVAA, from the coding sequence ATGTCCGAGATCCTCTCCTTCTCCGCCGCCCTCCGGGAACGCTCCTCCGGTTCGCACTCGCGCAGCGAGGGAGCGGGCTTCATGTCCGATCTGCTCAAGGGCGAGGGCTCCCGCGAGGACTACATCGCCCTCGTCGCCCAGCACTACTTCATCTACGAGGCGCTCGAGGGAGCGGGCGAGCGCATGTGCAAGGACCCCGTGGCATCCGTGTTCCTCAGCGACAAGCTGACCCGCCTGCCCGCGCTGGAGGCCGACCTCGGGTTCCTGCTCGGCGCCGACTGGCGAGACCTGATCGTCGCCCTGCCCACCACGCAGCGCTACGTCGAGCGCATCCGTCAGGTCGGCGCCACCTGGGCGGGCGGCTTCGTGGCCCACCATTACACCCGCTACCTCGGCGACCTGTCGGGCGGGGTCTTCATCGGCCGCGTCATGGCCCGCCACTTCGGCTTCGAGACCAACGGCATCGGGTTCTACCTCTTCGACGACATCGCAGATCCCGCCGCCTTCAAGGACGTCTACCGCGAGCAGCTCGACGCCGCCCCGTGGGACGACGCGGAGCGCGAGCGGGTGATCGACGAGGTCCTGCTCGCCTACCGCTTCAACACCGAGCTCTTCGAGGACCTCGACCGCGCGCGCGTCGCCGCCTGA
- a CDS encoding DUF2470 domain-containing protein, with the protein MPHIFDADVVSAILRHMNGDHRDDNLLITRAFTGAGEGEITDAVMTGLDGDGGVWEVTDAGAVSELRIAWPSGPITERSAVRREVVALYDLACAKVGVEPRPHA; encoded by the coding sequence ATGCCGCACATCTTCGATGCCGACGTCGTCTCGGCGATCCTCCGCCACATGAACGGCGACCACCGCGACGACAACCTGCTCATCACCCGCGCCTTCACCGGGGCCGGCGAGGGCGAGATCACAGATGCCGTGATGACCGGTCTCGACGGCGACGGCGGCGTCTGGGAGGTCACCGACGCGGGTGCCGTCTCGGAACTCCGCATCGCCTGGCCGTCCGGGCCGATCACCGAACGCTCGGCCGTCCGCCGGGAGGTCGTCGCTCTGTACGACCTCGCGTGCGCGAAAGTCGGCGTCGAGCCGCGTCCGCACGCATGA
- a CDS encoding serine hydrolase domain-containing protein, whose protein sequence is MQLLSSRRFRAVAAGVAVLGLFLTGCTSSEPEFSYQPPSQVDGDFPADTVTAMQDAVANALAASGASGAVVGVWAPWSGRWVTGVGTQDPGAGAEITTDMAFRVSDMTRLMTCDVLYGLADEGIVGLDDPVPDHVSGVPDMTDTTLLDLCNSTSGIGSSEGIAQTAWMTTPERVWAPLELASYGLGAPRATAHTTYTNSDAGYLLLGLALERASGMTASELISAYVTRPLGLSNTSLPSPAPAAPSTGPVMNGHYLAPVEGGYNCAAPVDITTLSSSTGFTDSGVVSTIDDLGRYMQAEAAQVLRTKKEPNRFGSPLPQAPDAPSWFQATGGALLVGSMIGQSGWTPGYQTSAFSDPATGFTVAVSLNDSTTGGTTAMFLAWELAALASKAPAAEGQTAPDFGLPFTAEQYHQAIADSALPCVAPPEG, encoded by the coding sequence ATGCAGCTTCTCTCGTCACGCAGGTTCCGCGCCGTAGCGGCCGGCGTCGCCGTGCTCGGACTCTTCCTCACCGGATGCACGTCGTCCGAGCCGGAGTTCAGCTATCAGCCCCCGTCGCAGGTCGACGGCGACTTCCCCGCCGACACGGTCACGGCGATGCAGGATGCGGTCGCGAACGCGCTCGCCGCCTCCGGCGCCTCGGGTGCCGTGGTGGGTGTCTGGGCGCCGTGGAGTGGACGCTGGGTGACCGGCGTGGGCACACAGGACCCCGGAGCGGGCGCCGAGATCACGACCGACATGGCCTTCCGCGTCTCCGACATGACGAGGCTCATGACGTGCGACGTGCTCTACGGCCTCGCGGACGAGGGCATCGTCGGTCTCGACGACCCCGTGCCCGACCATGTGTCCGGCGTTCCGGACATGACGGACACCACCCTGCTCGACCTCTGCAACAGCACGAGCGGGATCGGCTCCTCCGAGGGCATCGCGCAGACCGCCTGGATGACCACCCCCGAGCGGGTGTGGGCGCCGCTCGAGCTGGCGTCGTACGGGCTCGGTGCGCCGCGTGCCACCGCCCACACCACGTACACGAACTCCGATGCCGGATACCTGCTGCTCGGACTCGCTCTCGAGCGCGCGTCGGGTATGACGGCATCCGAGCTCATCTCCGCGTACGTCACCCGGCCGCTCGGGCTCTCGAACACCTCGCTGCCCTCGCCCGCGCCGGCGGCGCCCTCTACCGGTCCGGTGATGAACGGGCACTACCTCGCCCCCGTCGAAGGCGGGTACAACTGCGCCGCCCCGGTCGACATCACGACGCTGTCGTCGAGCACCGGCTTCACCGACTCCGGGGTGGTCTCCACGATCGACGACCTCGGCCGCTACATGCAGGCCGAGGCCGCACAGGTGCTGCGCACGAAGAAGGAGCCGAACCGCTTCGGATCACCGCTGCCGCAGGCCCCCGACGCCCCGTCCTGGTTCCAGGCGACCGGAGGCGCACTCCTCGTCGGCTCGATGATCGGTCAGTCCGGGTGGACGCCCGGTTATCAGACGTCGGCATTCTCCGACCCCGCGACCGGGTTCACCGTGGCGGTCTCGCTGAACGACTCGACCACCGGCGGCACCACGGCGATGTTCCTCGCGTGGGAGCTGGCGGCCCTCGCCTCCAAGGCGCCGGCGGCCGAGGGCCAGACGGCACCGGACTTCGGTCTGCCCTTCACGGCGGAGCAGTACCACCAGGCGATCGCGGACTCCGCGCTTCCCTGCGTCGCACCGCCTGAGGGCTGA
- the corA gene encoding magnesium/cobalt transporter CorA, protein MAIIDNAIYVDGVRTENPRSLSETFEAMRERGGMSWIGLYRPSEAEIREVADEFGIHALVVEDALSGHQRSKLERYGDVLFMVLRSARYLDETEEVEFGEIHLLVGPDFVVTIRHAESPDLGRVRHRLEDDPALLRLGAGAVLYAILDEVVDEYAPVLAGLENDIDEIEGQLFEDGIDATQRIYELGREVIDFQRAVQPLAGMLDSLLRGSPEHEADEELQRYLRDVLDHTLRISERANTFRTVLDNALTVESTIVARRQNEEMRRMTELSIRQNDEVKKISGWAAILFAPTLVGTVYGMNFDHMPELHWVLGYPMAIGLMLAMGVGLYWAFKRKGWL, encoded by the coding sequence ATGGCCATCATCGACAACGCGATCTACGTCGACGGCGTCCGCACCGAGAATCCGCGGAGCCTGAGCGAGACGTTCGAGGCCATGCGCGAACGCGGCGGGATGAGCTGGATCGGTCTCTATCGTCCGAGCGAGGCGGAGATCCGCGAGGTCGCCGACGAGTTCGGCATCCATGCGCTCGTGGTCGAGGACGCCCTGTCGGGGCATCAGCGCTCGAAGCTCGAACGGTACGGTGACGTCCTCTTCATGGTGCTGCGCTCGGCGCGCTACCTCGATGAGACGGAGGAGGTGGAGTTCGGCGAGATCCATCTGCTCGTGGGGCCGGACTTCGTCGTCACGATCCGGCACGCCGAGTCGCCCGATCTCGGCCGCGTGCGCCACCGCCTCGAAGACGACCCCGCGCTGCTCCGTCTCGGCGCCGGGGCGGTGCTCTATGCGATCCTCGACGAGGTCGTCGACGAGTACGCCCCGGTGCTGGCGGGTCTCGAGAACGACATCGACGAGATCGAGGGTCAGCTGTTCGAGGACGGCATCGACGCGACGCAGCGCATCTACGAGCTGGGTCGCGAGGTCATCGACTTCCAACGTGCGGTGCAGCCTCTCGCCGGGATGCTCGATTCTCTGCTGCGCGGCTCGCCCGAGCACGAGGCCGACGAGGAGCTGCAGCGCTACCTGCGCGATGTGCTCGACCACACCCTGCGCATCTCCGAGCGGGCGAACACGTTCCGCACCGTGCTCGACAACGCCCTGACCGTCGAGTCGACCATCGTGGCGCGTCGGCAGAACGAGGAGATGCGGCGGATGACGGAGCTGAGCATCCGTCAGAACGACGAGGTGAAGAAGATCTCGGGATGGGCCGCGATCCTCTTCGCGCCGACCCTCGTCGGCACGGTCTACGGGATGAACTTCGATCACATGCCCGAGCTGCACTGGGTGCTCGGCTACCCGATGGCCATCGGACTCATGCTGGCGATGGGCGTCGGCCTCTACTGGGCGTTCAAGCGCAAGGGCTGGCTGTGA
- a CDS encoding DUF3592 domain-containing protein, with protein sequence MTPYDSGNAPRSFVYHPVFQTIVIVAVLLVGPVLLVVGSSMNAADRELVASGSRTTGTVVEVNDGAEASTHNFRVEYFAGDTSSHSVWADWAPDEKPALGSSVTVIYSTAEPSTAVVEGHGTPGRTVTGLGGLLTVVSVVLIVVMASGFAKGRARRRRAD encoded by the coding sequence ATGACGCCCTACGACTCCGGCAACGCGCCCCGGAGCTTCGTGTACCACCCCGTGTTCCAGACGATCGTGATCGTCGCCGTCCTCCTCGTCGGCCCCGTGCTGCTGGTGGTCGGATCGTCGATGAACGCCGCCGACCGAGAGCTCGTCGCGAGCGGCTCGCGCACGACGGGAACGGTGGTCGAAGTGAACGACGGGGCCGAGGCCTCCACGCACAACTTCAGAGTCGAGTACTTCGCCGGCGACACGTCATCGCATTCGGTCTGGGCCGACTGGGCGCCCGATGAGAAGCCTGCCCTCGGCAGCAGCGTCACGGTCATCTACAGCACTGCCGAACCGAGCACGGCCGTGGTCGAGGGCCACGGGACCCCGGGCCGCACGGTCACCGGACTGGGCGGACTGCTCACCGTCGTGTCCGTCGTGCTCATCGTCGTCATGGCCTCCGGCTTCGCGAAGGGGAGAGCCCGGCGCCGACGGGCCGACTGA
- a CDS encoding APC family permease → MTSDTARTPEEPTRLRRAITGPLLFAFILGDVLGAGIYALMGVLSEKVGGMLWAPLLLALLLALLTAGSYAELVTKYPRAGGASVFAERAFHSPAVSFLVGFSMLAAGVTSAAGLAIAFAGDYLGTFFDLPTIPVAIVFLAVVAALNARGIRESLGANLVMTAIELSGLVIVIAVVGVFVAGGGGDASRLTQTPEGTPAAMAVLAGAVIAYYSFVGFETSANMIEEVKNPRRTYPRALFGALFTAGAVYVLVGIASSIALPASDLQESSGPLLSVVEAAGASIPSWLFSLIALVAVANGALLTMIMVSRLTYGMAEQNLLPAVLGRVLPRRKTPWVAILTTTLVAMGLTLVGDLATLAETVVLLLLIVFLSVNVSVLVLRRDRVEHDHFRIWTIIPVLGIGSCILLLTQQRPAVWLFGGILLAVGGVLYLLARWGRTRTAARTSSTTDTHTTTEENHGNH, encoded by the coding sequence ATGACCTCCGACACCGCGCGCACGCCTGAGGAGCCCACTCGGCTTCGCCGCGCCATCACCGGGCCGCTGCTCTTCGCCTTCATCCTGGGCGACGTGCTCGGCGCCGGCATCTACGCCCTGATGGGGGTGCTCTCCGAGAAGGTCGGCGGGATGCTGTGGGCGCCGCTGCTGCTGGCCCTGCTCCTCGCCCTCCTGACGGCCGGCTCGTACGCCGAGCTCGTCACCAAGTACCCGCGCGCGGGCGGGGCATCCGTCTTCGCCGAGCGTGCCTTCCACAGCCCGGCGGTGTCGTTCCTCGTCGGGTTCAGCATGCTCGCCGCCGGAGTGACCAGCGCCGCGGGCCTCGCGATCGCGTTCGCCGGCGACTACCTCGGCACCTTCTTCGACCTGCCGACCATCCCCGTCGCGATCGTCTTCCTCGCCGTCGTCGCGGCCCTCAACGCCCGCGGCATCCGCGAGTCCCTGGGGGCGAACCTGGTGATGACGGCGATCGAGCTGAGCGGTCTCGTGATCGTCATCGCCGTGGTGGGCGTGTTCGTGGCCGGCGGCGGTGGCGACGCCTCGCGCCTCACCCAGACGCCCGAGGGGACTCCCGCGGCGATGGCCGTGCTCGCCGGCGCCGTGATCGCCTACTACTCCTTCGTGGGCTTCGAGACCTCGGCCAACATGATCGAAGAGGTGAAGAATCCGCGGCGCACGTACCCGCGTGCGCTCTTCGGTGCGCTGTTCACGGCGGGCGCGGTCTACGTACTCGTCGGGATCGCGAGCTCGATCGCGCTGCCCGCCTCTGACCTGCAGGAGTCGAGCGGTCCGCTGCTCTCGGTCGTCGAGGCGGCGGGCGCCAGCATCCCGTCCTGGCTGTTCAGCCTGATCGCCCTGGTCGCGGTCGCCAACGGCGCGTTGCTCACCATGATCATGGTGAGCCGCCTGACCTACGGCATGGCCGAGCAGAACCTGCTGCCCGCCGTGCTCGGTCGCGTGCTGCCGCGGCGGAAGACCCCGTGGGTCGCCATTCTCACCACCACCCTCGTCGCGATGGGGCTGACCCTGGTCGGCGACCTCGCGACGCTCGCCGAGACGGTCGTGCTACTGCTGCTGATCGTGTTCCTCAGCGTCAACGTCTCGGTGCTCGTACTGCGCCGCGATCGGGTGGAGCACGACCACTTCCGGATCTGGACGATCATCCCCGTGCTCGGCATCGGGTCGTGCATCCTGCTGCTCACCCAGCAGCGCCCCGCCGTCTGGCTGTTCGGCGGCATCCTTCTGGCCGTCGGGGGCGTCCTGTACCTGCTCGCGCGCTGGGGCAGGACGCGAACCGCAGCCCGCACGAGTTCCACCACCGATACCCACACCACCACGGAGGAGAATCATGGCAACCACTGA
- a CDS encoding GOLPH3/VPS74 family protein gives MLIVEELHMLLLRPDGRVESAVSGNRLYGEVAAVLVDLALHGRISFSHEKHPTVDIVSTEPTGNPILDTTLQRLVPMRGKRLQSLVVSPKLDPLEVVVESLVVQGVLVRGERGFFGWGSERTPESDPAPELVLRSRLAAVLAGTGAPTQADLSLLSILQNLNAAHAILRAECGDISARDLKKRIEQLTAGSPAGDAVAKAVNDAIAAAMVAIMTPVIVAATIT, from the coding sequence ATGCTGATCGTCGAGGAACTCCACATGCTGTTGCTTCGGCCCGACGGCCGTGTCGAGAGCGCGGTGAGCGGGAACCGTCTGTATGGCGAGGTCGCGGCCGTCCTCGTCGACCTCGCCCTGCACGGGCGCATCTCGTTCTCGCACGAGAAGCATCCGACCGTCGACATCGTGTCGACCGAGCCGACGGGCAACCCGATCCTCGACACCACCCTGCAGCGTCTCGTGCCGATGCGAGGCAAGCGACTGCAATCGCTGGTCGTGTCGCCGAAGCTCGATCCGCTCGAGGTCGTCGTCGAGTCGCTGGTCGTGCAGGGAGTCCTCGTGCGCGGGGAACGCGGATTCTTCGGCTGGGGGTCGGAACGCACTCCCGAGTCCGACCCCGCGCCCGAGCTGGTGCTGCGTTCGCGGCTCGCCGCTGTGCTCGCGGGCACCGGCGCCCCGACGCAGGCTGACCTCTCGCTGCTCTCGATCCTGCAGAACCTCAACGCCGCGCACGCGATCCTTCGGGCGGAGTGCGGGGACATCTCGGCACGCGACCTCAAGAAGAGGATCGAGCAGCTCACCGCGGGGTCGCCGGCCGGTGATGCCGTCGCCAAGGCCGTGAATGATGCGATCGCCGCCGCGATGGTGGCCATCATGACTCCGGTGATCGTCGCGGCGACGATCACCTGA
- a CDS encoding DeoR/GlpR family DNA-binding transcription regulator, with product MLGAQRKDHLREILRADGRVVAKDVALDLGVSEDSIRRDLRELAEAGELVRVYGGALPIPPADRPVDQRSSLATASKERVASRAVSLIEPGSTIVLDAGTTTLAMARMLPHGADLTVITPSPAVALATAEHSAARIVMIGGELARFSMVASGPLAMEAVQHLAADLFFLGVTGVDPVRGLTTGNLDDAVTKRAISARCTQTFALGSEEKIGATSHFPVLDLDAVAGVIVDPLDESRVIDELAERVAVLR from the coding sequence ATGCTGGGCGCACAGCGCAAAGACCACCTGCGGGAGATCCTCCGCGCCGACGGACGCGTGGTGGCGAAGGATGTCGCCCTCGATCTCGGGGTGTCGGAGGACTCGATCCGTCGCGACCTGCGAGAGCTCGCCGAGGCCGGCGAGCTGGTGCGCGTCTATGGGGGCGCTCTGCCGATCCCGCCGGCAGACAGGCCCGTCGATCAGCGGTCATCCCTCGCCACCGCGAGCAAGGAGAGGGTGGCGTCTCGCGCCGTCTCCCTGATCGAACCGGGTTCGACGATCGTGCTGGACGCCGGCACCACCACTCTCGCGATGGCGCGGATGCTGCCCCACGGCGCCGACCTCACCGTCATCACGCCGAGCCCGGCCGTGGCCCTCGCCACCGCCGAGCACTCGGCGGCGCGCATCGTCATGATCGGCGGCGAGCTGGCACGATTCTCGATGGTCGCCAGCGGACCGTTGGCCATGGAAGCCGTGCAGCACCTCGCGGCCGACCTCTTCTTCCTCGGCGTCACCGGCGTCGATCCGGTGCGCGGACTCACCACCGGCAACCTCGACGACGCCGTCACCAAGCGGGCGATCTCCGCCCGATGCACGCAGACCTTCGCACTCGGCAGCGAGGAGAAGATCGGAGCGACCTCGCACTTCCCGGTGCTCGACCTCGACGCCGTCGCCGGTGTGATCGTCGATCCTCTCGATGAGAGCCGCGTGATCGACGAGCTCGCGGAGCGCGTCGCCGTGCTGCGCTGA
- a CDS encoding DUF4406 domain-containing protein: MTTPLLILIAGPYRSGTGGDPALIARNLEILEQAAAPIHRLGHVPMIGEWVALPILRGLDEDAATDGDVMYETAHRLLQHCDAVLRLPGESSGADKDVEIARERGLPVFRSLDEIPALGAAAGIR; this comes from the coding sequence ATGACGACACCACTCCTGATCCTGATCGCCGGCCCCTACCGCTCCGGAACCGGCGGCGACCCCGCTCTCATCGCCCGCAATCTCGAGATCCTCGAGCAGGCCGCAGCGCCCATCCACCGGCTCGGACACGTCCCGATGATCGGGGAGTGGGTCGCTCTGCCGATCCTGCGCGGCCTCGACGAGGACGCAGCGACCGACGGCGATGTCATGTACGAGACCGCGCACCGACTGCTGCAGCACTGCGATGCCGTCCTCCGTCTGCCCGGTGAGTCCTCGGGCGCCGACAAGGACGTCGAGATCGCACGGGAGCGGGGGCTTCCGGTCTTCCGCTCGCTCGACGAGATCCCCGCCCTCGGCGCCGCAGCAGGCATCCGGTGA